A genomic window from Canis lupus familiaris isolate Mischka breed German Shepherd chromosome 32, alternate assembly UU_Cfam_GSD_1.0, whole genome shotgun sequence includes:
- the ABRAXAS1 gene encoding BRCA1-A complex subunit Abraxas 1 isoform X2 has product MDDVEVIYTIDIQKYIPCYQLFSFYNSSGELNEQALRKILSSVKKAVVGWYKFRRHSDQIMTFRERLLHKNLQKHLSSQELVFLLLTPSIITESCSTHRLEHALYKPQKGLFHRIPLVVANLGMSEQLGYKTISGSCESTGFSRAVKTHSSEFFTEDGSLKEVHKINEMYASLQEELKSICKKVEYSEQAVEKLLKDVTRLKREIKKRKQAQTQAARENIEKDPQENIFLCQALRTFFPDQEFLHSCVISLKNRHISKSSCTANHQLNVIDNLTLMVEYTDVPEASPASGTPQMLKRKALDTDDGWQLKKSRLLEIQNKPSKTDPDSSNQEKASTVSSPETDEDIEKMKGSGEYPQSPTF; this is encoded by the exons CTTTTATAACTCTTCTGGTGAACTAAATGAGCAAGCACTGAGGAAAATACTATCGAGTGTCAAAAAG GCTGTGGTTGGTTGGTACAAATTCCGACGTCATTCAGACCAGATCATGACATTTAGAGAGAGACTGCTTCACAAAAACTTACAGAAGCATCTTTCAAGCCAGGAACTTGTTTTTCTACTGCTAACACCAAGCATAATAACAGAAAGCTGCTCTACTCATCGGCTGGAGCATGCCCTATATAAACCTCAAAAGGG gctTTTTCATAGGATACCTTTAGTGGTGGCCAATCTGGGCATGTCCGAACAACTGGGTTATAAGACTATATCAGGTTCCTGTGAGTCTACTGGTTTTAGCCGAGCAGTAAAAACACATAG CTCTGAATTTTTTACAGAAGATGGATCTTTAAAGGAggtacataaaataaatgaaatgtatgcTTCTTTACAAGAGGAATTAAAG AGTATATGCAAGAAAGTAGAATACAGTGAGCAAGCAGTAGAGAAACTACTAAAGGATGTAACCAGATTGAAAcgggaaattaaaaaaagaaaacaggcacaAACCCAAGCAGCAC gagAGAACATCGAAAAAGACCCTCAggagaacatttttctttgtcaAGCTTTACGGACCTTTTTTCCAGATCAAGAATTTCTTCATTCATGTGTTATCTCCTTGAAAAACAGGCATATCTCTAAAAGTAGCTGCACTGCCAACCACCAGCTCAATGTGATAGACAACCTGACCTTAATGGTAGAATACACTGACGTTCCTGAAGCTAGCCCAGCTAGCGGCACACCACAGATGCTTAAACGTAAAGCTTTAGATACCGATGATGGATGGCAATTGAAGAAGTCACGGCTGTTAGAGATACAAAACAAACCATCTAAAACAGATCCTGATAGTAGTAATCAAGAAAAAGCATCCACAGTGAGCAGCCCGGAAACAGATGAAGACATTGAAAAAATGAAGGGTTCTGGTGAATATCCACAGTCTCCTACATTTTGA
- the MRPS18C gene encoding 28S ribosomal protein S18c, mitochondrial isoform X1 encodes MAALVALCGALRRKRSAHFLKAALCLTDPGTPAVLWRSCSQYEQVASNEDLPIPMENPYKEPLKKCILCGKRVDYKNVQLLSQFISPFTGCIYGRHITGLCGKKQKEITKAIKRAQIMGFMPVTYKDPAFLKDPKVCNIKYRE; translated from the exons ATGGCGGCTCTGGTTGCGCTGTGCGGTGCTCTGCGGAGGAAGAGGTCGGCGCACTTCTTAAAGGCTGCTCTCTGCCTCacagatcctgggactcctgcgG TGCTTTGGAGAAGCTGTTCACAATATGAACAGGTAGCCAGCAATGAGGACCTG cCCATTCCAATGGAAAATCCTTATAAGGAGCctcttaaaaaatgtatcttgtgTGGAAAACGTGTGGATTATAAGAATGTACAG cTTTTGTCCcagtttatttctccatttactgGATGCATTTATGGAAGGCACATAACag GTCTTTgtgggaagaaacagaaagaaatcacaaaagcAATTAAGAGAGCTCAAATAATGG GGTTTATGCCAGTTACATACAAGGATCCTGCATTTCTCAAAGACCCTAAAGTTTGTAACATCAAGTATCGGGAGTAA
- the MRPS18C gene encoding 28S ribosomal protein S18c, mitochondrial isoform X2, which produces MAALVALCGALRRKRSAHFLKAALCLTDPGTPAVLWRSCSQYEQVASNEDLVFVGRNRKKSQKQLRELK; this is translated from the exons ATGGCGGCTCTGGTTGCGCTGTGCGGTGCTCTGCGGAGGAAGAGGTCGGCGCACTTCTTAAAGGCTGCTCTCTGCCTCacagatcctgggactcctgcgG TGCTTTGGAGAAGCTGTTCACAATATGAACAGGTAGCCAGCAATGAGGACCTG GTCTTTgtgggaagaaacagaaagaaatcacaaaagcAATTAAGAGAGCTCAAATAA